The following are encoded in a window of Pseudomonas multiresinivorans genomic DNA:
- a CDS encoding FadR/GntR family transcriptional regulator: protein MNEFRKVRPASFMRLRQEGRTEEVARRLVEMVDLGLYAEGEQLPSESELAMQFGVATVTLRDALAELRERGVIETRRGRNGGSFVCSPQHTSEEALLGQLRQMSALELRDLGDEHVAIAGAAARLAAQRSTSDEQARIAQYLDALASATTRQEQRRADARFHIEIAVAAQSVRLTHAETRLQAEIGEWLWLAVEGFPGAATIEQEHRAILEAISAGDSNLAGALAEAHVTRGIKRLIYLRLSLLADDG, encoded by the coding sequence ATGAACGAATTCAGGAAAGTCCGCCCCGCCAGCTTCATGCGCCTGCGCCAGGAAGGGCGCACCGAGGAAGTCGCGCGCCGTCTGGTGGAGATGGTCGATCTCGGCCTCTACGCCGAGGGCGAGCAACTCCCCAGCGAAAGCGAGTTGGCCATGCAGTTCGGCGTCGCCACCGTGACCCTGCGCGATGCACTGGCGGAGCTGCGCGAGCGCGGCGTGATCGAGACCCGCCGCGGGCGCAACGGCGGCAGCTTCGTCTGCTCACCGCAGCACACTTCGGAAGAGGCGCTGCTCGGTCAACTGCGCCAGATGAGTGCACTGGAGCTGCGCGACCTGGGTGACGAACACGTCGCGATCGCCGGCGCCGCTGCGCGCTTGGCTGCCCAGCGCTCCACGTCGGACGAGCAGGCGCGCATCGCCCAGTACCTCGATGCGCTGGCCAGCGCCACCACGCGTCAGGAACAGCGCCGCGCCGATGCGCGCTTCCACATCGAGATTGCTGTCGCCGCCCAGTCTGTGCGGCTCACCCACGCGGAGACGCGCCTGCAGGCAGAAATTGGCGAATGGCTGTGGTTGGCGGTGGAAGGCTTTCCGGGAGCCGCGACCATCGAGCAGGAACACCGCGCCATTCTCGAAGCCATCAGCGCTGGCGATTCGAATCTCGCCGGTGCTTTGGCGGAGGCCCATGTCACCCGTGGCATCAAGCGCCTGATCTACCTGCGGCTTAGCCTGTTGGCAGACGACGGCTGA
- a CDS encoding cache domain-containing protein, giving the protein MSSEQPTDELQCCAQRIDASIRNVFQRLDELAGEVVAIWRELAEEGRRPSSKDLGALRPRIQHDLTDDGTRLHGTGVVIEPGELADQDMYLEWWYHGRGDKVVPMSLNFNRRSESFYNYLNMPWFSRPRASGQPSVVGPFVDLYGTDLYILAFSVPIQVDGRFIGVAAADIALHEFEGVLLGSLMQMGHEALVVNGEGRVVAANTANWFTGDLARRTLGRDAQGREQELAASFSHWAVIERPLNRRLAGAA; this is encoded by the coding sequence ATGTCCAGCGAACAACCCACGGATGAACTCCAGTGCTGCGCCCAGCGTATCGACGCTTCCATCCGTAACGTTTTCCAGCGTCTCGACGAGCTGGCCGGCGAGGTCGTGGCGATCTGGCGCGAGCTGGCCGAGGAGGGCAGGCGGCCGTCGTCGAAGGATCTCGGCGCACTGCGTCCGCGCATCCAGCATGACCTCACCGATGACGGTACGCGCCTGCACGGCACTGGCGTGGTCATCGAGCCGGGCGAGCTGGCCGACCAGGATATGTACCTGGAATGGTGGTACCACGGCCGTGGCGACAAGGTTGTTCCCATGAGCCTGAACTTCAACCGGCGCAGCGAAAGCTTCTACAACTACCTCAACATGCCGTGGTTCTCCCGGCCGCGCGCCAGCGGCCAGCCCTCGGTGGTCGGGCCCTTCGTCGACCTCTACGGCACCGACCTCTACATCCTCGCCTTCTCCGTACCGATCCAGGTGGATGGCCGCTTCATCGGCGTCGCCGCCGCGGATATTGCCCTGCATGAGTTCGAAGGCGTACTGCTGGGCAGCCTGATGCAGATGGGGCACGAGGCCCTGGTGGTCAACGGCGAGGGGCGCGTGGTCGCCGCCAACACCGCCAACTGGTTCACCGGCGACCTCGCTCGGCGCACGCTGGGGCGCGATGCGCAGGGGCGCGAACAGGAGCTGGCAGCGTCCTTCTCGCACTGGGCGGTCATTGAACGACCGCTGAACCGTCGCCTGGCTGGTGCGGCCTGA